Within the Cyanobium sp. ATX 6F1 genome, the region TGCCGATGTCGATCGCTGCCACATGGCGCAGGCTCTTCGCTGGGGCCGAAGCCGCTGCGGCAGGGGCCTTCAGGTCGCTGACGGAGGCCCGTTGCTGCTCAAGCTCCGGCATGGGGGCAGATCGCCTGGACTCGGCGTCACTTTGCCACCAGCGCCCCTGGCGCGGACAGCTCGAAGCAACTGCGACCTAGGGTGCCGCCAGCTTTTGGCGATCGATCCCGTCCATGGCCAGCGCAGGCAGCGGTTCGTTATTGCGGGGCTGGTTCGAACTGCTGCGCTGGCACAAACCCAGCGGCCGGCTGATCCTGTTGATCCCGGCGGGCTGGTCGTTGTGGCTCGTGCCCCAGGCGCCGCCAATGGCGCCCCTGGTGGGCTGGATCGTGCTCGGTGGCCTGGCGGTGAGCGGTGCGGGCTGCGTCGCCAACGACCTCTGGGACCGCCACATCGATCCCCAGGTGGAGCGCACCCGCGAGCGGCCCCTGGCCAGTGGCCGGGTGAGTGTCGCCAGTGCTCTGGTGCTGCTGGCGCTCTGCCTGCTGCTGGCCCTGGCGGTGGTGCTAGCCCTGCCAGCGGCCAGCCGGGGGCTCTGCCTGCTGCTGGCCCTGCTCGCCCTGCCACCGGTGCTGCTCTACCCCTCGGCGAAACGCTGGTTCCCCCTGCCGCAGCTTGTGCTGGCCCTGTGCTGGGGCTTCGCCGTGCTGATCCCCTGGGCCGCCGCCACCGGATCGCTCGCAGGCGGCTGGCCCCTGGCCCTGGTGTGGCTGGCCACCCTGGCCTGGACCTTCGGCTTCGACACCGTCTACGCCATGGCCGACCGCCGCGATGACGCCGCCCTGGGCCTGCGCAGCAGCGCCCTCACCCTGGGGGAGCGCGCGCCCCTGGCGGTCGCCCTCAGCTATGGCCTCACAGCCGCAGCGCTGGGGATCGCCGCGGCCCTGCAGGGGGTGGGGGCGATCTTCTGGCCCCTCTGGGTCCTGGCCGCGTTGGCGATGCAGCGGGAGGCCAGGCGGCTCGATGGCGGCCACTTCGGCCGCCAGGTGCGTCTTGGCGCCCTGTTGCTGCTGGCCCTGGTGCTGGGACAGGTGCCTTGAGCGGCGCATCCCCCCAGCGCCATCCCCTGGGGGCTGGGCTGCCGGCTCCCCTGCGCCGGGGCGATCGCGTGCGGCTGGTGTCCGCCAGCTCGGCCCTGGAGGACAGCGAGCGGCTGGACGCTGGCCTGGCCGTGCTTGAGAGCTGGGGCCTGGAGCGGGAAGCTGGCTTCGATCCCCTCCGTCGCTGGGGCTATCTGGCCGGCGAGGATCACCAGCGCCGCGCCGACCTGGAGCCGCACCCCGAGGGGGCCCCGGCGGCCCTACGGGCCTGCGTCCGCGGGGGTTGGGGGGCGGCACGGCTGCTGGAGCAGCCCCTGGAACTGACGCCTGGCTGGTTGCTGGGCTTCTCCGATGTGACCTCCCTGCTCTGGGCCCAACGGGCCCGGGGGCAGGGCGGCGGCATCCACGGCCCGCTGA harbors:
- a CDS encoding 4-hydroxybenzoate polyprenyltransferase yields the protein MASAGSGSLLRGWFELLRWHKPSGRLILLIPAGWSLWLVPQAPPMAPLVGWIVLGGLAVSGAGCVANDLWDRHIDPQVERTRERPLASGRVSVASALVLLALCLLLALAVVLALPAASRGLCLLLALLALPPVLLYPSAKRWFPLPQLVLALCWGFAVLIPWAAATGSLAGGWPLALVWLATLAWTFGFDTVYAMADRRDDAALGLRSSALTLGERAPLAVALSYGLTAAALGIAAALQGVGAIFWPLWVLAALAMQREARRLDGGHFGRQVRLGALLLLALVLGQVP